The Macrotis lagotis isolate mMagLag1 chromosome 6, bilby.v1.9.chrom.fasta, whole genome shotgun sequence genome includes a window with the following:
- the SPEG gene encoding striated muscle preferentially expressed protein kinase isoform X5 — MCSLGGATSPFSSPITSDEEYLSPPEEFPEPEEAWHRTSAMKLSPSQTQSTPDTSSRAPPIFKVSLMDQSVREGQDVTMSIRVQGEPKPVVSWLRNRQPVRPDQRRFAEEAEGGLCRLRILAAERGDAGFYTCKAVNEYGTRQCEARLEVRAHPESRSLAVVAPLQDVNVGAGEMALFECLVTGPADVEVDWLCRGRLLQPALLKCKMHFDGRKSKLLLTSVHEDDSGVYTCKLSTAKDELTCSARLTVQPSLAPLFTRMLEDVEVLEGRGARFDCKISGLPSPTVTWTHFGNPVEENENVRLRHDGGLHSLLIAHVGSEDEGLYEVNATNIHGQANCSAQLYVEEPRSSTSGPSSKLEKMPSIPEEPEQGELERLSIPDFLKPLMDLEVGLAKEAVLECQVTGLPYPTISWFHNGQRIQSSDDRRMTQYRDVHRLVFPMVGPQHAGVYKSVIANKLGKAACYAHLYVTDLVPGPPDGPPQVVTVTGKMVMLKWNPPRSVDMAIDPDALTYTVQHQMIGSDQWTALATGLREPSWAAMGLRKGAQHIFRILSTTVKSSSKPSPACEPVQLLERGPVLEEAPVVLDKPDVVYVVEGQPVSVAVTFNHVEAQVVWRSCRGALLEARAGVYELSQPDDDQYCLRICHVNRRDVGPLSCTARNRHGIQACSITLELAEAPRFESIMEDVEVGSGETARFAVVVEGKPLPDIMWYKEETLLEESSHVSFVYEESECSLVILSTGSQDGGVYTCTARNLAGEVSCKAELAIRTAQTSMEIEGVGEDEELRGRRLSDFYDIHQEIGRGAFSYLRRVVERSSGLEFAAKFIPSQAKPKASARREAGLLSRLQHDCVIYFHEAFERRRGLVIVTELCTEELLERMARKPTVCESEIRAYVRQVLEGLAYLHQSRVLHLDIKPENLLVWDGAGGVEQVRICDFGNAQELTPGEPQYCQYGTPEFVGPEIVNQTPVSKVTDVWPVGVVAFLCLTGISPFVGENDRTTLMNIHNYNVAFEETTFLSLSREARGFLIKVLVQDRLRPTAEETLEHPWFKATAKGTDISTDHLKLFLSRRRWQRSQISYKCHLVLRSIPALLRAPPERVWVAVPRRPPPGGLSSSSDSEEEELEDLPSVPRPLLPEFSGSRVSLTDIPTEDDAPGAPDPRDSSPMDWQEQGGPPPGDIHVPSPGASRAPGSQALPSPGPPQVAAKAAPRRGELRRGSSAESALPGAGLREPGRGLQKAASVDLPQRRSPSPGAAHLTRGGLGEGEYAQRLQALRQRLLRVGPEDGKVSGLRGPLLESLGAGGRTRDPRLARAASSEAAPRHPLPPEARSLQKSSSFSQGEAEPRGRHRRAGAPLEIPVARLGARRLQESPSLSALSESQSHSPTKPSPAKLSPTKPASPGPTEQALASSRGSPRPGPPKTARQEQVPKPGPSRTPEPLKASEVPPVPETPLTPYAQILQSLQLPGAPKIILGPPPEPKPHAAVFAKVASAHPGKQGLGVKGLAPPGEKVVAPPRPTGSERSLSSIENLDSEEVFEAKFKKSRQSPLARRLRMLSRSQSEERGLSRGSEEEDGMYRPSPAGTPLELVKRQERSRSVQDLRGAGASRELGLVRRLSLSLSQRLRRTPPSQRHPSWGSPRTGDGESSEGGDSARGSPVLAVRRKLSATLEKLSGRLHRSGSSEESGGRSGGSTPLLGRLRRATSEGESLRRLGLPHNQLSAQAGTATPSAESLGSEASATSASSGPGEGRTRSRWDRWGLPRSRKDKGSSQPNLPSSVQEDSTLGYEYIRSESDFPPVFHIKLKDQVLLEGEAATLLCLPAACPAPHISWTKDKQSLRSDPSVTIVSCKDGRQLLTIPRAGKRHAGLYECSARNALGSATSSCTMAVARLPGKLAPPEVPQKYQDTALVVWKPGDSRAPCTYTLEQRIDGESTWQCVSSGINDCYYNVTQLPPGMTVRFRVACANRAGQGPFSNASEKILVGKSTDTPVLKATTQQEIPITSEPSRTPIPSTPTSPISPPAPASAASSGPATPPSASPAPASPAPATPTPDTSAPTSPVSPAPVPEPASSVAPASPQSLPSAPTTSSPLSPLNQVQSHLKAVGPPPPTPPRKHRGLLAARPVELTSSSDQPPPPETQSLASNTKVPSPSIPESKPTSSPAPMYVVTSFVSEAPTPEPTPSPTKVTVQSVTPVKDRVSSPGRGSPSSPGPEGTTLRQGPPQKPYTFLEEKARGRFGVVRACRENATGRSFVAKIVPYVAEGKQRVLQEYEVLRSLHHERLMSLHEAYITPRYLVLIAESCGNRELLCGLSERFRYSEDDVATYVVQLLQGLEYLHDHHVLHLDIKPDNLLLTHDNALKIVDFGSAQPYSPQALQPLGHRAGTLEYMAPEMVKGEPIGSATDIWGVGVLTYIMLSGHSPFYEPDPRETEARIVGGRFDAFLLYPNTSQSAALFLRKVLSVHPWSRPSLQDCLAHPWLQDAYLMKLRRQTLTFTTNRLKEFLGEQKRRRAEAATRHKVLLRSYPGGP, encoded by the exons ATGTGCTCCCTGG GAGGGGCCACGTCCCCTTTCAGCAGCCCCATCACATCAGATGAAGAGTATTTGAGCCCTCCTGAGGAGTTTCCAGAACCAGAAGAGGCCTGGCACCGAACTTCTGCCATGAAGCTCAGCCCCAGTCAGACTCAAAGCACCCCAGACACCAGCTCCAGGGCTCCCCCCATCTTCAAG GTTTCACTCATGGACCAGTCAGTAAGAGAGGGCCAGGATGTGACCATGAGCATCCGAGTGCAGGGAGAGCCCAAACCTGTTGTCTCCTG GCTTCGGAATCGCCAGCCCGTCCGCCCGGACCAAAGACGCTTTGCGGAGGAGGCAGAAGGTGGATTATGTCGGCTTCGTATCCTGGCTGCGGAACGTGGAGACGCTGGCTTCTACACCTGCAAAGCAGTGAATGAATATGGCACCCGGCAGTGTGAGGCCAGACTGGAGGTCAGAG CGCACCCTGAAAGCCGGTCCCTGGCGGTGGTGGCCCCCCTGCAGGACGTGAACGTGGGGGCCGGGGAGATGGCTCTCTTTGAGTGCCTGGTCACCGGTCCTGCTGACGTGGAGGTAGACTGGCTGTGTCGGGGCCGGCTGCTGCAGCCTGCCCTTCTCAAGTGTAAGATGCATTTTGATGGGAGGAAGTCCAAGCTGCTGCTCACATCTGTCCATGAAGATGACAGTGGCGTCTATACCTGCAAGCTTAGCACAGCCAAAG ATGAACTGACCTGCAGTGCCCGACTGACTGTTCAGCCCTCTCTGGCACCATTGTTCACCAGGATGTTGGAGGATGTGGAAGTGTTGGAGGGCCGTGGAGCTCGGTTTGATTGCAAGATTAGTGGCTTGCCATCCCCCACAGTCACCTGGACTCATTTTG GTAACCCTgtggaagaaaatgagaatgtgAGGTTACGGCATGATGGAGGTCTTCACTCCCTGCTCATAGCCCATGTGGGCAGTGAGGATGAAGGTCTGTATGAAGTCAATGCCACCAATATTCATGGTCAGGCCAACTGCTCCGCCCAGCTCTATGTGGAAGAACCACGTTCATCCACCTCAGGTCCCAG CTCTAAGTTGGAGAAGATGCCTTCCATCCCCGAGGAGCCTGAGCAGGGAGAGTTGGAGCGCTTGTCCATCCCAGATTTCCTTAAACCACTGATGGACCTGGAGGTGGGACTGGCCAAGGAGGCAGTGCTGGAGTGCCAGGTGACTGGGCTGCCCTACCCCACCATCAGTTGGTTCCACAACGGTCAGCGCATCCAGAGTTCGGACGATCGTCGAATGACACAGT aCAGGGATGTACATCGACTGGTGTTCCCAATGGTGGGGCCACAGCATGCTGGTGTCTATAAGAGTGTCATCGCTAACAAACTGGGCAAGGCTGCCTGTTATGCCCACCTCTACGTCACAG ATTTAGTGCCTGGTCCTCCTGATGGGCCCCCACAGGTGGTGACTGTGACTGGGAAAATGGTTATGCTCAAATGGAACCCTCCAAGAAGTGTTGACATGGCCATTG ATCCAGATGCTCTGACCTACACAGTTCAGCACCAAATGATAGGTTCAGACCAGTGGACAGCTCTGGCCACAGGCCTACGGGAGCCAAGCTGGGCAGCCATGGGGCTACGCAAGGGTGCACAGCACATCTTTCGCATCCTCAGCACCACAGTCAAGAGTAGCAGCAAACCTTCCCCAGCCTGTGAACCTGTGCAGCTACTGGAACGGG GTCCTGTTTTGGAAGAGGCCCCTGTCGTGCTGGACAAGCCAGATGTGGTGTATGTGGTCGAGGGGCAGCCGGTCAGTGTTGCTGTCACCTTCAACCATGTGGAAGCCCAAGTTGTCTGGAGGAG CTGTCGAGGGGCACTGCTGGAGGCCCGTGCAGGCGTATATGAGCTGAGTCAACCAGATGATGATCAGTACTGTCTGCGTATTTGTCATGTGAATCGTCGAGATGTGGGACCCCTTAGCTGTACAGCACGAAACCGGCATGGTATTCAGGCTTGCTCCATCACTCTGGAACTTGCAG AGGCACCACGGTTTGAGTCCATCATGGAGGATGTGGAGGTTGGATCTGGAGAGACAGCTCGTTTTGCTGTCGTGGTGGAAGGGAAGCCACTGCCAGACATTATGTGGTACAAG GAAGAGACCCTGTTAGAGGAGAGCAGTCATGTGAGCTTTGTGTACGAGGAGAGCGAGTGTTCCTTGGTCATTCTGAGCACGGGATCCCAAGATGGCGGCGTCTATACTTGCACAGCCCGCAACCTGGCGGGAGAAGTATCTTGCAAGGCTGAGCTTGCCATTCGAACAG CTCAGACAtccatggagattgaaggagtaGGGGAAGATGAAGAGCTGCGGGGACGGAGGCTTAGTGACTTTTATGATATCCATCAGGAGATCGGCAG AGGTGCCTTCTCCTACCTTCGTCGGGTGGTGGAACGGAGTTCTGGCCTTGAATTTGCAGCCAAGTTTATCCCAAGCCAGGCCAAACCAAAGGCATCTGCACGTCGTGAAGCTGGGCTGTTGTCCAGGCTCCAGCATGACTGTGTCATCTACTTCCATGAGGCCTTTGAGAGGCGACGGGGGCTTGTTATCGTCACTGAACT CTGTACAGAAGAACTTCTAGAACGAATGGCCAGGAAACCAACCGTGTGTGAGTCTGAG ATCCGGGCCTATGTGAGGCAGGTGTTGGAGGGGCTTGCTTATCTTCACCAGAGCCGAGTGCTGCATCTGGATATCAAG CCAGAGAATCTGCTGGTGTGGGATGGGGCTGGGGGTGTGGAGCAAGTGAGAATCTGTGACTTCGGCAATGCCCAGGAATTGACACCAGGGGAGCCCCAGTACTGCCAATATGGCACCCCTGAATTCGTGGGACCTGAGATTGTCAACCAGACTCCCGTGTCCAAAGTCACTGATGTCTG GCCAGTGGGTGTTGTTGCATTTCTCTG TCTGACTGGGATCTCACCTTTTGTTGGAGAGAATGACCGGACGACGTTGATGAACATCCATAATTACAATGTGGCCTTTGAGGAGACAACATTCCTCAGCTTGAGCAGAGAGGCCCGAGGCTTCCTCATTAAAGTTCTAGTTCAAGACCGGCT GCGTCCCACAGCTGAGGAAACCTTGGAACACCCCTGGTTTAAG GCAACAGCAAAAGGAACAGATATCAGCACTGATCACCTGAAGTTGTTCCTGTCTCGGAGGAGGTGGCAG CGTTCCCAGATCAGCTACAAGTGCCATCTGGTGCTGCGCTCCATCCCAGCCTTGCTGCGGGCTCCCCCTGAGCGGGTGTGGGTGGCAGTGCCTCGGCGCCCACCCCCAGGGGGTCTTTCATCTTCCTCAGACTCAGAAGAAGAGGAACTGGAGGACTTGCCCTCCGTGCCTCGCCCGCTGCTGCCTGAGTTCTCTGGCTCTCGAGTCTCCCTCACTGACATCCCCACTGAGGATGATGCCCCTGGGGCTCCCGACCCTAGGGACTCCAGCCCCATGGACTGGCAGGAACAGGGTGGGCCCCCCCCAGGGGACATCCACGTGCCCTCCCCAGGGGCCAGCCGGGCTCCAGGCTCTCAGGCTCTCCCCTCCCCAGGTCCACCTCAGGTGGCTGCCAAGGCTGCCCCCCGGAGAGGGGAGCTCCGCAGGGGCAGCTCGGCAGAGAGTGCCCTGCCCGGGGCAGGGCTGCGGGAGCCAGGCCGGGGGCTGCAGAAGGCCGCCTCTGTAGACCTGCCCCAGCGCCGCAGCCCTAGCCCGGGGGCTGCCCACCTGACCCGAGGGGGCCTGGGGGAGGGCGAGTATGCCCAGAGACTCCAGGCCCTGCGGCAGCGGCTGCTTCGGGTAGGTCCTGAAGATGGCAAAGTCAGCGGTCTCAGGGGACCTCTGCTCGAGAGCCTGGGGGCTGGAGGAAGGACCCGGGACCCCCGGCTGGCCCGGGCTGCCTCCAGTGAGGCAGCCCCTCGACATCCACTGCCCCCTGAGGCCCGCAGCCTTCAGAAAAGCAGCAGTTTTTCCCAGGGGGAGGCAGAACCCAGGGGTAGGCACCGTCGGGCTGGAGCCCCCCTGGAGATCCCGGTGGCCCGCCTAGGGGCTCGGAGGTTACAGGAGTCCCCTTCCCTGTCTGCTCTCAGTGAAAGCCAGTCTCACAGCCCCACCAAGCCCAGCCCTGCCAAGCTATCTCCCACAAAACCTGCTTCCCCAGGACCCACTGAGCAGGCCTTGGCCTCCTCTAGGGGCTCTCCCCGGCCAGGGCCTCCCAAGACTGCTCGACAAGAGCAAGTGCCTAAGCCAGGGCCTTCCAGGACCCCAGAACCCCTAAAGGCATCTGAGGTCCCCCCAGTCCCAGAGACCCCCCTTACCCCATACGCTCAGATCCTACAGTCTCTCCAACTGCCTGGTGCCCCAAAGATCATCTTGGGCCCTCCACCAGAGCCCAAACCCCACGCAGCTGTCTTTGCCAAGGTGGCTTCTGCCCACCCCGGGAAGCAAGGCCTGGGAGTCAAGGGGCTTGCTCCTCCTGGGGAGAAAGTGGTGGCTCCCCCGAGGCCTACTGGCTCCGAAAGGAGCTTAAGCAGCATTGAAAATCTGGACTCGGAAGAAGTATTTGAAGCTAAATTCAAGAAAAGTCGCCAGTCTCCTCTGGCTCGGAGGCTACGGATGCTGAGCCGCTCTCAGTCTGAGGAGCGGGGCCTTTCCCGGGGATCAGAGGAGGAAGACGGCATGTACAGGCCCAGCCCAGCTGGGACCCCACTGGAGCTGGTGAAGAGACAGGAGCGGTCCCGTTCTGTGCAGGACCTTCGTGGGGCTGGGGCATCCAGGGAGCTGGGGCTGGTACGAcgcctctccctctccctgtcccaGAGGCTTCGCCGGACACCCCCTTCCCAACGTCACCCATCTTGGGGGTCTCCCCGGACTGGGGATGGTGAGAGCTCAGAGGGAGGTGACTCAGCCAGGGGCTCCCCAGTGCTGGCTGTTCGGAGGAAACTCAGTGCCACTCTGGAGAAGCTCTCAGGGCGTCTACACCGCAGTGGCAGCAGCGAGGAGTCCGGAGGCCGGTCTGGGGGGAGCACTCCACTTCTGGGCCGGTTGCGTAGGGCAACCTCGGAGGGAGAGAGCCTGCGACGCCTTGGCTTGCCCCACAACCAACTGTCGGCCCAAGCGGGCACCGCCACACCCTCAGCAGAGTCACTGGGTTCTGAGGCTAGTGCTACCTCAGCTTCTTCAG GTCCTGGAGAAGGTCGGACTCGGTCCCGCTGGGATCGCTGGGGCCTGCCAAGGTCACGGAAGGACAAAGGGTCATCACAACCTAACCTTCCATCCAGTGTCCAGGAGGATTCTACTTTGGGCTACGAGTACATTCGCAGTGAGTCAG ACTTTCCTCCTGTCTTTCATATCAAACTGAAGGACCAGGTGCTGCTGGAGGGAGAGGCAGCCACTCTCCTGTGCCTCCCAGCAGCCTGCCCCGCACCCCACATATCCTGGACAAAAG ACAAACAGTCCCTTCGGTCAGACCCATCAGTGACTATTGTATCCTGCAAAGATGGGCGGCAGCTGCTGACCATCCCTCGTGCTGGGAAGCGTCATGCTGGGCTGTATGAGTGCTCTGCCCGCAATGCTCTGGGCAGTGCCACCAGCTCCTGCACTATGGCTGTGGCCC GCCTGCCAGGGAAGCTGGCTCCCCCTGAAGTGCCCCAGAAATACCAGGATACAGCATTGGTGGTCTGGAAGCCCGGAGATAGTAGAGCCCCTTGTACATACACATTAGAGCAACGTATAGATG GGGAGTCCACATGGCAGTGTGTGAGCTCAGGCATCAATGATTGTTACTACAATGTGACTCAACTGCCACCGGGCATGACTGTGAGGTTTCGAGTGGCATGTGCCAACCGAGCTGGGCAGGGCCCCTTCAGCAATGCATCAGAGAAGATCCTTGTGGGGAAATCCACAG ATACCCCAGTTTTGAAAGCTACTACTCAACAAGAAATTCCTATTACCTCAGAGCCTTCTAGGACCCCCATTCCTTCCACTCCTACCTCACCTATCTCTCCCCCAGCCCCAGCCTCTGCAGCCTCTTCAGGCCCAGCCACACCACCCTCTGCCTCTCCAGCCCCAGCTTCTCCAGCTCCAGCCACACCAACCCCTGATACCTCAGCCCCAACCTCTCCAGTCTCCCCAGCCCCTGTCCCTGAGCCTGCATCTTCTGTGGCTCCAGCCTCTCCACAGTCTCTTCCTTCAGCCCCAACCACCTCCTCTCCCCTATCACCTCTCAACCAGGTCCAGTCTCACCTCAAGGCTGTAGGCCCACCTCCCCCAACTCCTCCTCGAAAGCACAGGGGTCTGCTGGCTGCACGGCCAGTAGAGCTCACATCCTCCAGCGATCAGCCCCCACCTCCTGAGACTCAGTCTCTTGCCTCTAACACAAAAGTTCCATCTCCTAGTATCCCTGAGAGTAAACCAACTTCCTCCCCAGCCCCTATGTATGTGGTAACTTCTTTTGTGTCAGAAGCCCCTACCCCTGAGCCTACCCCCAGCCCCACTAAGGTGACTGTGCAGAGCGTCACCCCAGTCAAGGACAGGGTCAGCTCTCCAGGACGTGGATCCCCCAGCTCTCCTGGCCCTGAGGGCACCACTCTTCGTCAAGGACCTCCCCAGAAACCCTACACCTTCCTGGAGGAAAAGGCCAG GGGTCGTTTTGGTGTGGTGAGGGCTTGCCGGGAGAATGCTACAGGCCGGTCATTCGTGGCGAAGATTGTCCCTTATGTGGCAGAAGGGAAGCAGAGGGTGCTCCAGGAATATGAAGTATTACGCTCCCTACACCATGAGCGACTCATGTCCCTGCACGAGGCGTACATCACCCCACGTTACCTCGTCCTCATTGCGGAGAGCTGCGGTAACCGCGAGCTGCTCTGTGGACTCAGTGAACG GTTTCGCTACTCCGAGGATGATGTGGCCACGTATGTGGTCCAGCTGCTGCAGGGCCTGGAATACCTACATGACCACCACGTACTCCACTTGGACATCAAGCCTGACAACTTGCTGCTGACCCatgacaatgctctcaagattgtGGACTTTGGCAGTGCCCAGCCCTATAGCCCCCAGGCCCTGCAGCCCCTGGGGCACCGTGCTGGCACTCTGGAGTACATGG